The following proteins come from a genomic window of Mustela lutreola isolate mMusLut2 chromosome 6, mMusLut2.pri, whole genome shotgun sequence:
- the NOL7 gene encoding nucleolar protein 7, whose product MVQLRPRASRIPASAMVDEGQPPSEEEEEAEHGLLLGQPSSGAAAEPLEEEDEEGDDELDDEAPEELTFASAQAEAREEERRVRESVRRDKTLLKEKRKRREELFIEQKKRKLLPDNILEKLTTAGPTNIKKPSGKLKEANLQKKKEEYEKGSDSKNAKEKVQKVQSVGQNKSYVALRLKDQDLRDARQQAAKAFIQNSLYGPGTNRTTINKFLSLENKRLPVKKAAAQFLNNAWGTQKKQNAKRFKRRWMVRKMKTSKK is encoded by the exons ATGGTACAGCTCCGGCCGCGCGCGTCCCGCATCCCGGCCTCGGCGATGGTAGACGAGGGCCAGCCCCCCTccgaagaggaggaggaggcggagcaCGGCCTGTTGCTCGGGCAGCCCAGCAGCGGCGCGGCCGCGGAGCCGTTGGAGGAAGAAGACGAGGAAGGGGACGACGAGTTGGACGACGAGGCCCCGGAGGAGCTGACCTTCGCCAGCGCCCAGGCGGAAGCACGAGAAGAGGAGCGGCGGGTTCGGGAGTCGGTGCGCAG GGATAAAACGCTcctgaaggagaagaggaagcgCCGCGAGGAGCTGTTCATTGAACAGAAG aaaagaaaactccttCCAGATAACATTCTAGAGAAGTTAACCACAGCTGGACCGACCAA CATAAAGAAACCATCAGGAAAGCTGAAAGAAG CTAAtttgcagaagaaaaaggaagaatatgAAAAAGGCAGTGATTCTAAGAACGCTAAAGAGAAAGTACAAAAAGTACAGTCTGTTGG CCAGAATAAAAGCTACGTGGCTCTAAGGCTCAAAGATCAAGATCTAAGAGACGCGCGGCAGCAAGCGGCGAAGGCCTTCATACAGAATTCTTTGTATGGTCCGGGAACCAACAGAACTACTA TAAATAAGTTCCTGTCTCTTGAAAATAAGAGGTTACCAGTGAAAAAGGCTGCAGCTCAGTTTCTGAATAATGCTTGGG gaacccagaaaaaacaaaatgcaaagagGTTTAAAAGACGGTGGATGGTCAGGAAGATGAAAACTTCTAAGAAGTAA